Proteins co-encoded in one Malus domestica chromosome 09, GDT2T_hap1 genomic window:
- the LOC103442775 gene encoding uncharacterized protein produces the protein MGFLTFAAAGGGLILMGAYEAISSSIQNPNADSDSDSSPPSPPQAPIRPPPPPKTQSRSSSIYYLAAAVVSLLFILNSLVSFFDALDSADGVGSAMQLQVLAVASLFLLYAITGLLVKFTNSTLPCSLLSLIGLFAFVEEFLMFYLQRKDTFGIENRYFDLLLVPIAVCIFSTMLEFNNPKSNYPKLARGVGLVLQGMWFLQMGISLYTGFIAHGCSLHEKSRGNYTVKCKGHPEYHRARAIVTLQFNCHLAFMVVMVVGVYSIISRKSGGVRVDVSHYKPLGTEIHQFDNQSRFTLDSDEDDEIKEEGNLAMQRAGEVELGVNGYGSHK, from the coding sequence ATGGGGTTTCTCACCTTCGCCGCCGCAGGCGGCGGCCTGATTTTGATGGGCGCATACGAGGCCATTTCTTCTTCAATCCAAAACCCAAACGCAGATTCAGATTCAGATTCATCTCCGCCGTCGCCGCCTCAAGCTCCGATTCGTCCCCCGCCGCCGCCGAAAACCCAGTCTCGATCGTCGTCGATTTATTACCTCGCCGCCGCCGTTGTTTCGTTGCTGTTCATCTTGAACTCTTTGGTTTCTTTCTTTGATGCGCTCGACTCAGCCGACGGAGTCGGGTCAGCTATGCAATTGCAAGTCCTGGCGGTCGCATCGCTGTTCTTGCTCTACGCGATCACGGGTCTTCTGGTAAAATTCACGAATTCAACTTTGCCTTGTTCGTTGCTTAGTTTGATCGGTCTTTTCGCATTCGTTGAAGAATTTTTAATGTTTTACCTGCAAAGGAAAGACACTTTCGGAATCGAAAATCGGTACTTTGATCTGTTGCTTGTGCCTATTGCTGTGTGTATATTTTCTACAATGCTTGAATTCAACAACCCCAAATCGAATTATCCGAAATTGGCTCGTGGGGTTGGGCTGGTTCTGCAAGGAATGTGGTTTCTGCAAATGGGTATTTctttgtacaccggcttcataGCGCACGGATGCTCGTTGCACGAAAAGAGTAGAGGGAATTACACAGTGAAATGTAAGGGGCACCCTGAGTATCACAGGGCTAGAGCCATCGTCACGCTTCAGTTTAACTGCCATCTTGCTTTTATGGTGGTTATGGTTGTGGGAGTGTACTCGATTATCAGTAGGAAGAGTGGCGGAGTTCGGGTTGATGTTTCGCACTATAAGCCGCTTGGCACAGAAATACATCAGTTTGATAATCAGAGCCGGTTTACTTTGGATTCTGATGAGGATGACGAGATTAAAGAGGAGGGGAATTTGGCAATGCAGAGAGCCGGCGAAGTGGAATTGGGTGTGAACGGTTATGGTTCTCACAAGTGA
- the LOC139188202 gene encoding uncharacterized protein isoform X2 has protein sequence MLSLIGYAPGQLNPGFWDTLIGFYIIWMECGLCEPSFHQWRYCYKMRPAKSCTGYAECACRSERERIVYGKKKAYYTWKNRWCFLYNDWEYDKGVTPERRVLTHFQTVVTRGTIQLFGQELSDIEKVLRVPKEDRHLSKLRPLFRRYGFQPLVSESQGRSMEKVSKKTGTSTHKRKAPVLVHSEDILPHKKIHKFRGEPSVRPKSQDGVLKGPAFRKTGVEAVDNAAAVVAGEGSRLLPHPLTMEHTVQESDPGSRHEGKGKERAGSVPWKDLRVATRPKDFGDINNCLAGRRFAFDELGEPLAKDESDCDRMLKLSSYVMAEYHDRLQEVERYKAKLKENKQLVDEARRNKGLLTQALQLKDETMESLKRRNGENLRLKKLFEATKKQLEVATLEVSKVRGELDGALVEISELEKSIPTEREAAVQEYLSSSTFHLAIKPYCAQEARFEKRKWMAVLDRYDDGSILRKYHEDIDEHHRKGETFVLAVDPSSEDESDNEGSADAQTQHGEEDLGDAEDDGRTRSDTARGSASDENE, from the exons atgttatctttgatcggatatgcacctgggcaactcaatcctggtttctgggatactttgattggattttatatcatttggatggagtgtgggttgtgtgagccttccttccatcagtggcgttactgttacaagatgcgcccagcaaaatcatgcactggttatgccgagtgtgcatgtcggagtgagagagagcgtattgtgtatggtaagaaaaaggcatactacacatggaaaaaccgttggtgctttctgtataatgattgggagtatgataagggtgtcacgcctgagcgacgtgtgcttactcacttccagactgtag tgacgcggggcaccatccaactgtttgggcaggagctatctgacatagagaaggtgttgagggtgcccaaagaggatagacacttaagcaagctacgacccttatttcgtcggtacggtttccaacccttagtttccgagagccagggacgatcga tggagaaggtaagcaagaaaacagggactagcacccataaaaggaaagcaccagtgttagttcattcggaagacatcctaccgcataagaaaattcataagttccgaggggaaccatccgttagacctaagtcccaagatggggtccttaaggggcctgcctttaggaagactggagtcgaggccgttgataatgctgctgccgtagttgcaggagaagggagccgactgttgcctcatcctcttactatggagcacactgtccaggaaagtgatcctggttcccgccatgaggggaaaggcaaggaaagagctggcagtgtcccgtggaaggacttgagggttgccacgcggccaaaggattttggggatatcaacaattgcttggcaggacgtcgattcgccttcgatgagctcggagagcccttagctaaggatgaatcggattgcgaccggatgttgaagctgtcttcatat gtcatggccgagtatcacgacagactgcaagaggttgagcggtacaaggcaaaactgaaggagaataagcagcttgtggacgaggcccgaaggaataagggacttttgactcaggctctccaactgaaggacgaaaccatggagagcttgaaaaggcgaaatggtgagaacctaaggcttaagaaattgtttgaggcaactaaaaaacagttggaggtggctaccttggaagtatccaaggttaggggagaattggatggtgccttagttgagatttctgaactggagaagagcattccaactgaaagggaggctgctgtgcaagaatacttaagttcttcgacctttcatcttgctattaaaccctactgtgctcaagaagctcgctttgaaaaaaggaaatggatggccgtccttgatcgttatgatgatgggagcattcttcgaaaataccacgaagatatagatgagcatcatcgaaagggcgagacatttgtccttgctgttgatcctagcagcgaagatgagtctgataatgaaggtagtgctgatgcacagactcagcatggtgaagaggatcttggggatgcagaggatgatggtaggacgcggagtgatactgccaggggttcggcttcagatgagaatgaatag
- the LOC139188202 gene encoding uncharacterized protein isoform X1, producing the protein MLSLIGYAPGQLNPGFWDTLIGFYIIWMECGLCEPSFHQWRYCYKMRPAKSCTGYAECACRSERERIVYGKKKAYYTWKNRWCFLYNDWEYDKGVTPERRVLTHFQTVGCNVSTVRTICYLLWSFLASNTLLHVVTRGTIQLFGQELSDIEKVLRVPKEDRHLSKLRPLFRRYGFQPLVSESQGRSMEKVSKKTGTSTHKRKAPVLVHSEDILPHKKIHKFRGEPSVRPKSQDGVLKGPAFRKTGVEAVDNAAAVVAGEGSRLLPHPLTMEHTVQESDPGSRHEGKGKERAGSVPWKDLRVATRPKDFGDINNCLAGRRFAFDELGEPLAKDESDCDRMLKLSSYVMAEYHDRLQEVERYKAKLKENKQLVDEARRNKGLLTQALQLKDETMESLKRRNGENLRLKKLFEATKKQLEVATLEVSKVRGELDGALVEISELEKSIPTEREAAVQEYLSSSTFHLAIKPYCAQEARFEKRKWMAVLDRYDDGSILRKYHEDIDEHHRKGETFVLAVDPSSEDESDNEGSADAQTQHGEEDLGDAEDDGRTRSDTARGSASDENE; encoded by the exons atgttatctttgatcggatatgcacctgggcaactcaatcctggtttctgggatactttgattggattttatatcatttggatggagtgtgggttgtgtgagccttccttccatcagtggcgttactgttacaagatgcgcccagcaaaatcatgcactggttatgccgagtgtgcatgtcggagtgagagagagcgtattgtgtatggtaagaaaaaggcatactacacatggaaaaaccgttggtgctttctgtataatgattgggagtatgataagggtgtcacgcctgagcgacgtgtgcttactcacttccagactgtaggttgtaacgtatcaaccgttcgtactatttgctatttgttgtggtcttttcttgcttctaacactttgcttcatgtagtgacgcggggcaccatccaactgtttgggcaggagctatctgacatagagaaggtgttgagggtgcccaaagaggatagacacttaagcaagctacgacccttatttcgtcggtacggtttccaacccttagtttccgagagccagggacgatcga tggagaaggtaagcaagaaaacagggactagcacccataaaaggaaagcaccagtgttagttcattcggaagacatcctaccgcataagaaaattcataagttccgaggggaaccatccgttagacctaagtcccaagatggggtccttaaggggcctgcctttaggaagactggagtcgaggccgttgataatgctgctgccgtagttgcaggagaagggagccgactgttgcctcatcctcttactatggagcacactgtccaggaaagtgatcctggttcccgccatgaggggaaaggcaaggaaagagctggcagtgtcccgtggaaggacttgagggttgccacgcggccaaaggattttggggatatcaacaattgcttggcaggacgtcgattcgccttcgatgagctcggagagcccttagctaaggatgaatcggattgcgaccggatgttgaagctgtcttcatat gtcatggccgagtatcacgacagactgcaagaggttgagcggtacaaggcaaaactgaaggagaataagcagcttgtggacgaggcccgaaggaataagggacttttgactcaggctctccaactgaaggacgaaaccatggagagcttgaaaaggcgaaatggtgagaacctaaggcttaagaaattgtttgaggcaactaaaaaacagttggaggtggctaccttggaagtatccaaggttaggggagaattggatggtgccttagttgagatttctgaactggagaagagcattccaactgaaagggaggctgctgtgcaagaatacttaagttcttcgacctttcatcttgctattaaaccctactgtgctcaagaagctcgctttgaaaaaaggaaatggatggccgtccttgatcgttatgatgatgggagcattcttcgaaaataccacgaagatatagatgagcatcatcgaaagggcgagacatttgtccttgctgttgatcctagcagcgaagatgagtctgataatgaaggtagtgctgatgcacagactcagcatggtgaagaggatcttggggatgcagaggatgatggtaggacgcggagtgatactgccaggggttcggcttcagatgagaatgaatag
- the LOC103425577 gene encoding metalloendoproteinase 2-MMP-like, whose translation MASKCTLSLFTITFLFVLLSLFSHATSSETHNKNTSPFEFLNHLKGCHKGDKVQGIQDLKKYLEKFGYLNGHSDNDDFDDILESAIKTYQLNYHLKATGTLDDKTVSKMMMPRCGVPDIINGTTSMRSGKKRHPHHHSGHGSPHTVAHYSFFPGNPKWPSSKYHLTYAFDQSTPTDARDAVARAFATWAGNTHFSFSQSQTYENADLTISFASGDHGDGSPFEGRGGTLAHAFAPTNGRFHYDADEPWAVGAVEGAYDLETVALHEIGHLLGLRHSSVEGAVMSSTVRTGFAQSLHADDIQGIKALYNT comes from the coding sequence ATGGCTTCAAAATGTACTCTTTCTCTGTTCACAATCACTtttctctttgtcctcctttctctcttctcccatgCAACGTCGTCAGaaacccacaacaaaaacacgtCGCCATTCGAGTTTCTCAACCATCTTAAGGGGTGTCACAAGGGCGACAAGGTCCAAGGCATCCAAGACCTAAAGAAGTACCTTGAAAAATTTGGATACTTAAACGGCCATTCCGATAATGATGATTTCGACGACATCTTGGAGTCAGCGATCAAAACTTACCAGCTCAACTACCACCTCAAAGCCACCGGAACATTAGATGACAAAACCGTATCAAAAATGATGATGCCGCGATGCGGTGTGCCAGACATCATCAATGGCACCACCTCCATGCGATCGGGAAAGAAAAGACACCCTCACCACCACAGCGGACATGGTTCGCCTCACACGGTTGCTCATTATTCTTTCTTCCCCGGAAACCCTAAATGGCCTTCTTCTAAGTACCATCTCACCTATGCTTTTGATCAAAGCACCCCAACTGATGCCCGGGACGCAGTTGCGCGCGCTTTTGCAACATGGGCAGGCAACACACACTTCTCGTTCAGTCAATCCCAAACCTATGAGAACGCGGATCTGACAATAAGTTTTGCTAGTGGTGATCATGGAGATGGGAGCCCATTTGAAGGCCGAGGCGGGACCCTTGCTCATGCATTTGCACCGACCAATGGGAGATTCCACTACGATGCCGATGAGCCGTGGGCTGTGGGAGCTGTGGAGGGTGCTTATGACTTGGAGACTGTGGCATTGCATGAAATCGGACATCTGTTGGGGCTACGACATAGCTCTGTTGAAGGAGCTGTGATGTCCTCCACCGTTCGTACTGGATTTGCTCAAAGTTTGCATGCAGATGATATTCAAGGAATTAAAGCTTTATATAATACTTGA